The nucleotide window CATTCATGAAACGAGTCATCGAGTTTTGGGTGCAGCAATAAGGTCCACTACTTGTCCCATGTGGCTCAATGAGGGTCTAGCTGAGTATTTTGGGCAAGGAAGAGCTTCAGGGAATAATGTGGTGATTAAACCAAATACATATCAAGAGCGATTGCTACGTGACGCGCTGCGCAATGGTTCTTTGCCAGCACTCAAAGAACACGTAAATTTACATATAATAGCGTGGCAGGGTGGAAACACTCAACTGAACTATGCCATTGCTTGGTCCATGGTTTCCTTATTGATGTCTTCAAACCAAGGCAAAGCTCTTATACAAAAAATACTTCATGAATTAGCCTACGATAGACCGAGCACATTCGATAGCGTTCTGGCTTTCGACAAGCACTATAAAGGTGGGCTAACTTATTTTGAGAAAGAGTGGCACAAATATATTGAAGGTCGGAAAAAGAGCATAAGCTATCCTAGTGATGTACGTAGGAGAGCTTTTTTTGAAGTGATTCCTTCGACGTTGAGGGTAAATCGCTAGGACTCCTTCAAAGCTTTCAATCTGTGCGGCCTCTTAACTTTTTTACTTCAGACTCCAGTTCTTTGATGCGCTTAGAAAGCTCGGGGAGCTTATGGATAAGTGCCTCATAGTGAAGTTGCTTTTGCAGGGGTTGTGCGGGTGCTCCTCGGTAAGTGCCTTTGCTTAAATTTTTGGTAGCAGCAGAACGAGCTGTGAGTGTCACTTGATCTCCCAATTCAAGGTGACCAACTGTGGCTGATTGCCCGCCCATAACCAGGTATGCTCCCGCGGAAGTGCTTCCAGAAATACCGCTCTGTGCCACAATGACTGCGTGTGGACCGATTGTCACATTATGGGCAATCTGCACTAGATTATCGATTTTAGACCCTTCCTTTATCCAGGTTTTTGAGAACCTTCCCCTATCTATACAAACAT belongs to Verrucomicrobiota bacterium and includes:
- a CDS encoding DUF1570 domain-containing protein, translating into MKLLQDHARTVFLMVFYIIGFEGVAYAQVPSQPNSTTQKSLKDASLRITIKAYDFELDDRTRRDLELGLANVFTFFHYRFRIGYHLPFHMKVNMFKDGAQFDAFFNEPGIHRRVAGRYTFRTKEVSVHWTGSRDKVISTAIHETSHRVLGAAIRSTTCPMWLNEGLAEYFGQGRASGNNVVIKPNTYQERLLRDALRNGSLPALKEHVNLHIIAWQGGNTQLNYAIAWSMVSLLMSSNQGKALIQKILHELAYDRPSTFDSVLAFDKHYKGGLTYFEKEWHKYIEGRKKSISYPSDVRRRAFFEVIPSTLRVNR